A genomic segment from Flavobacterium litorale encodes:
- a CDS encoding DUF4097 family beta strand repeat-containing protein, with protein MKAINLKIVLLLLVAPLALMAGEHKGKYKKEKKINKSFNVASDAALNVQNKYGNIYVTTWDKNQTTIDVTIKVSGNNEKKVEKTINGIDVDFYNSPESVTARTKIDKLMNGTISIDINYTIKIPKNGSIDLDNMYGGIQLSKINGKSRIRCKYGDLDIEELRHTTNNIDIQYCDNSTIGFIKSGTVNVQYSELKIGKMENAEVNSQYTDVSIGMAEDLRYRSDYGDVKIGSTSSINGTSTYSSLKVERVKKAFDVEVQYGDIKAGLEKTIKSVAVNSMYSDVVLNHARGTNFDFEFATQYGDVSGIKGFTILSKEEKDFRNRYKGYHGSSGNARIYIKNSYGDIKLIEK; from the coding sequence GCCTCTTGCCCTAATGGCAGGAGAACATAAAGGAAAATATAAAAAGGAAAAGAAAATAAACAAGTCGTTTAATGTAGCATCAGATGCAGCACTAAATGTGCAAAATAAGTATGGTAACATTTATGTTACTACTTGGGACAAAAACCAAACTACTATTGATGTAACCATAAAAGTAAGTGGTAACAACGAAAAAAAAGTAGAAAAAACGATAAACGGTATTGATGTTGATTTTTACAATAGCCCAGAAAGTGTAACCGCACGAACTAAAATTGATAAGCTAATGAATGGTACAATTAGCATTGATATTAATTATACCATTAAAATACCTAAAAACGGTAGTATAGACCTCGACAATATGTATGGAGGGATACAACTTAGCAAAATTAATGGTAAATCGAGAATTCGATGTAAATATGGTGACTTGGATATAGAGGAATTAAGGCATACAACGAATAACATTGATATACAATACTGTGATAACTCTACTATCGGATTTATAAAATCAGGTACTGTAAACGTACAATACTCCGAATTAAAAATTGGTAAAATGGAGAATGCCGAAGTTAATTCTCAATATACCGACGTAAGTATTGGAATGGCTGAAGACTTGAGATATCGTTCTGATTACGGCGATGTTAAAATTGGCTCTACATCCAGTATTAACGGAACATCAACCTACTCTTCTTTAAAAGTAGAACGTGTTAAAAAAGCATTTGATGTTGAGGTACAGTACGGCGATATAAAAGCTGGTTTAGAAAAAACCATTAAAAGTGTAGCCGTAAACTCTATGTATTCAGATGTTGTACTCAACCATGCCCGAGGCACTAATTTCGATTTTGAATTTGCAACACAATACGGAGATGTGTCGGGTATTAAAGGGTTTACAATTTTAAGCAAAGAAGAGAAAGACTTTAGAAACAGGTATAAAGGATATCACGGTAGTAGTGGTAATGCAAGAATATACATAAAAAACTCCTATGGTGATATAAAATTAATTGAAAAATAA